A window from Pyrococcus yayanosii CH1 encodes these proteins:
- a CDS encoding DUF512 domain-containing protein, with protein sequence MYELTEDLKLRRITKYELDGVEEREDLLVIPPSSKAGPCGNACVFCYLLQNPPAMIYRVARHDTLNDPHLEARIRYAREHYDLWIRVTDTAGNVRFDERRIESLYSAGLDEIQISVHTTKKDVRIKLMRNRHAGKLIDLLSTATKHFRVIADIILTPGYNVDDIGEIIEDLDAMGVHEVRLFPVGVTKFNRDVRPLMRDELLYVKETALQKDKELDIEVVLPPIFLALLGEFTTGLEPFDVEPEFPTYVLTGELAYPEMKRLFPKLSVIPVKNEFFGGNIGTAGLLTGADVLRTVRELPDVDLGLLLLPELMFYGEMTLDGWRRDQLFTKILTEKGYIVETALEPQDIPKILEKL encoded by the coding sequence ATGTATGAGCTCACTGAGGACCTGAAGCTCAGGAGGATAACAAAGTACGAGCTTGACGGGGTGGAAGAGAGAGAGGACCTGCTCGTAATACCACCGTCCTCCAAGGCAGGCCCCTGCGGCAATGCCTGCGTCTTCTGCTACCTCCTCCAGAACCCACCAGCAATGATATACCGCGTTGCAAGACACGACACGCTCAACGATCCCCACCTCGAGGCTCGGATAAGGTATGCGAGGGAGCACTACGACCTCTGGATTAGAGTTACTGACACGGCCGGCAACGTTCGCTTCGACGAGAGGAGGATAGAAAGCCTATACTCGGCTGGTCTTGACGAGATTCAGATATCCGTGCACACAACGAAAAAAGATGTTAGGATAAAGCTCATGAGGAACCGGCACGCCGGAAAGCTCATAGACCTACTCTCTACAGCTACGAAGCATTTCAGGGTTATAGCTGACATAATCCTGACGCCCGGCTACAACGTGGACGATATAGGAGAGATAATCGAGGATCTCGACGCTATGGGCGTTCACGAGGTTCGCCTATTTCCCGTCGGTGTAACGAAGTTCAATAGGGATGTCAGGCCACTAATGAGAGATGAGCTTCTCTACGTTAAGGAAACAGCCCTACAGAAGGATAAGGAGCTTGACATAGAGGTTGTCCTCCCACCAATATTCCTCGCACTTCTTGGAGAGTTCACAACCGGCCTTGAGCCCTTCGACGTTGAGCCCGAGTTCCCCACCTATGTTCTCACTGGAGAGCTGGCCTACCCTGAAATGAAGCGCCTCTTCCCGAAGCTTAGCGTCATCCCGGTTAAGAATGAGTTCTTCGGGGGCAACATAGGAACTGCGGGACTTTTGACTGGTGCGGACGTACTGAGAACCGTGAGAGAGCTTCCAGATGTTGATCTCGGCCTCCTACTCCTTCCTGAGCTGATGTTTTACGGTGAGATGACGCTCGACGGCTGGAGGAGGGACCAGCTGTTCACGAAGATACTCACGGAGAAGGGCTACATCGTGGAAACTGCGCTGGAGCCTCAAGATATTCCAAAAATACTTGAAAAACTGTGA
- the dph2 gene encoding diphthamide biosynthesis enzyme Dph2 — protein sequence MLHEVPFEEVLSDLRRLGARRVLIQSPEGLRREAEELAEFLEREGIEAILHGEVNYGACDPADAEAKRLGCDALIHLGHSYMRLSLEVPTIFIPAFARVDVVLALERNLREIKKLGRRIILVTTAQHIHQLRRARAFLEKAGFKVVIGRGDSRVSWPGQVLGCNFSAARLDGDGILFIGAGTFHPLGVALATGKRVLAVNPYSGDALWMDEMAERFIRKRWAQIAKAMDARRFGVVVSTKKGQLRLAEASRIVRLLREHGREAMLIAMDEISYSKLEGFSFDAYVVVACPRVPIDDVENWRKPVLTPPEVEILLGLRTDYKFDEIRGRERDKDEPLGPSVHGPGAR from the coding sequence ATGTTGCATGAGGTTCCCTTCGAGGAGGTACTCAGCGATCTAAGGAGGCTTGGAGCGAGGCGCGTTTTAATCCAGTCACCCGAGGGCCTGAGGAGAGAGGCTGAGGAGCTCGCCGAGTTCTTGGAAAGAGAGGGCATAGAGGCCATCCTCCACGGTGAGGTGAACTACGGAGCCTGCGACCCAGCCGACGCAGAGGCCAAGAGGCTCGGCTGCGATGCCCTCATACATCTCGGCCATTCCTATATGCGGCTCTCCCTTGAGGTTCCCACGATATTCATCCCCGCCTTCGCCCGCGTTGACGTCGTTTTGGCCCTTGAGAGAAACCTCAGAGAGATTAAGAAGCTCGGCCGCAGGATAATTCTTGTAACGACGGCTCAGCACATTCACCAGCTTCGGAGGGCAAGGGCGTTCTTGGAAAAGGCTGGCTTTAAGGTTGTCATCGGCCGGGGAGACTCGCGGGTGAGTTGGCCTGGCCAAGTTCTTGGCTGCAACTTTTCGGCCGCGAGGTTGGATGGGGACGGTATCCTCTTCATCGGAGCCGGAACATTCCATCCGCTTGGAGTGGCTCTCGCAACCGGAAAAAGGGTGCTTGCCGTGAATCCTTACAGCGGCGACGCCCTCTGGATGGACGAGATGGCGGAGAGGTTCATAAGGAAGCGCTGGGCCCAGATAGCCAAGGCCATGGATGCGAGGCGCTTTGGCGTGGTGGTGAGCACGAAGAAAGGACAGCTCCGGCTGGCGGAGGCGAGTAGAATAGTCAGGCTCCTCAGAGAGCACGGCCGCGAAGCGATGCTAATCGCGATGGATGAGATAAGTTACTCGAAACTGGAAGGCTTTTCCTTTGATGCCTACGTCGTGGTTGCCTGTCCTAGAGTCCCCATAGATGACGTTGAGAATTGGAGGAAGCCCGTGCTCACTCCGCCAGAGGTTGAAATTCTCCTCGGCCTTCGCACCGATTACAAGTTCGACGAGATAAGGGGTAGGGAGAGGGACAAAGATGAACCCCTCGGTCCAAGCGTCCACGGGCCCGGTGCCCGCTGA
- a CDS encoding double zinc ribbon domain-containing protein, whose product MESEYSRAEKLFATLFVVFLLLASINFLRELDGIPARPSYSYYEAKYGVDELRDNQSRLMVLERELLRTYQKFKDNLTEAERVYLFKREEYRLAIESGNATEVLKREYLQAKENYERAYAKYLAAKSAYEEVSQQLAELNARINELSARAWEEYNREYQLYRLKVLALKLLFALPIFIASFLLFRKRRNIYTTSLIAYSSLLLVYLILSVIWSTVQVIGLSLFGAGASAVALYYLRKEYFRPERVYRRRIWQNRCYRCGFPVKDDYLYCPNCGTRLKEKCENCGAMKPLYLDFCPYCGVDAEKEP is encoded by the coding sequence ATGGAAAGTGAGTATTCCCGAGCCGAAAAACTCTTTGCAACGCTATTTGTTGTGTTCCTCCTTCTGGCGAGCATCAACTTTCTCCGTGAGCTTGATGGCATTCCTGCAAGACCGAGCTACTCCTACTATGAGGCCAAATACGGTGTAGATGAACTCCGCGATAACCAGAGCAGATTAATGGTTCTTGAGCGGGAACTATTGAGGACGTATCAAAAGTTCAAGGATAATCTAACTGAGGCGGAAAGGGTCTACCTATTCAAGCGCGAGGAATATCGCCTTGCCATAGAAAGCGGCAACGCTACTGAGGTGCTAAAGCGGGAATACCTTCAGGCAAAAGAAAACTATGAAAGGGCATACGCAAAGTATCTGGCAGCTAAAAGCGCTTATGAGGAAGTCAGCCAACAGCTGGCGGAGCTCAACGCGCGTATAAACGAGCTGAGTGCAAGAGCCTGGGAGGAGTACAATCGAGAGTATCAGCTTTATAGGCTCAAAGTCCTGGCGCTGAAGCTTCTTTTCGCCCTGCCGATTTTCATAGCTTCTTTCCTGCTCTTCAGAAAGCGTAGGAACATTTATACAACATCTTTGATAGCATACTCTTCGCTGTTGCTCGTCTACCTGATCCTCTCAGTGATCTGGAGCACGGTTCAGGTGATAGGACTGAGCCTCTTTGGAGCAGGGGCTTCAGCCGTGGCACTCTACTACCTTAGAAAGGAGTACTTCAGGCCTGAGAGGGTTTACAGGCGCAGGATATGGCAGAACAGGTGCTACCGCTGTGGATTCCCCGTTAAGGACGACTATCTCTACTGCCCCAACTGCGGGACAAGGCTGAAAGAAAAATGCGAAAACTGCGGTGCTATGAAGCCACTGTATCTCGATTTCTGTCCGTACTGTGGCGTTGATGCGGAGAAAGAACCCTGA
- a CDS encoding PaaI family thioesterase: protein MEQRTHLLTSREFVGEPLELKPGYARVRLKTREDMKVDEKGLVHGGFTFGLADYAAMLAVNEPTVVLGKAEVRFTRPVKVGDELVAEAKVVEDLGRKKIVWVEVFRREGEKVLEGTFHCYVLEKHVLEM from the coding sequence ATGGAGCAGAGGACACACCTGCTCACGTCGAGGGAGTTCGTTGGGGAGCCCCTTGAACTTAAGCCGGGCTATGCAAGGGTCAGGCTGAAGACGAGAGAGGATATGAAAGTTGATGAGAAGGGCCTCGTTCACGGAGGTTTCACATTCGGCCTCGCCGATTACGCCGCCATGCTCGCCGTTAATGAACCCACGGTGGTGCTTGGAAAGGCGGAGGTTAGGTTCACGAGGCCGGTGAAGGTAGGGGACGAGCTCGTGGCAGAAGCCAAGGTTGTTGAGGACCTTGGTCGGAAGAAGATTGTCTGGGTGGAAGTCTTCAGGAGGGAGGGGGAGAAGGTTTTAGAGGGGACCTTCCACTGCTACGTCCTCGAGAAGCACGTGCTTGAGATGTGA
- a CDS encoding methyltransferase RsmF C-terminal domain-like protein: MDVKKLLIEGYGYAPDLIYEVRNDRVYAYKGCKFGEKGHQGVYFGKIEKDGIRLTIEGAFLVGPKATKNVIELDDKRALAWLKGEDVPVNVKGRAWVILKWKDYWLGGGRLVDGVVKNYVPKERRLVDK; this comes from the coding sequence ATGGACGTGAAGAAGCTCCTCATCGAGGGCTATGGCTACGCCCCTGACCTCATCTATGAGGTAAGAAATGACCGCGTTTACGCGTACAAAGGATGTAAATTTGGAGAGAAGGGCCATCAGGGAGTTTACTTCGGGAAGATTGAGAAGGACGGGATAAGGCTGACGATAGAGGGCGCATTCCTCGTGGGTCCTAAGGCGACAAAAAACGTGATAGAGCTAGACGATAAGAGGGCTCTCGCATGGCTTAAAGGTGAAGATGTCCCCGTGAACGTCAAAGGACGAGCCTGGGTAATATTGAAGTGGAAGGACTACTGGCTCGGCGGCGGGAGGCTCGTGGACGGCGTCGTGAAGAACTACGTGCCGAAGGAAAGGAGGTTGGTGGATAAGTGA
- a CDS encoding CidA/LrgA family protein — protein MFRGLAIIFGFLFLGQLLEETFNLMAPGSVIGMLFLLLALLTGLVKLEHVEREAEFLVRNMSIMFIPPGVGIIAYAGLLKGNIVPVSLALVGSFLLTLSLTGKLVELVRGGGNA, from the coding sequence ATGTTCAGGGGGCTCGCTATAATATTCGGGTTTCTATTCCTCGGCCAGCTCCTCGAGGAAACTTTCAACCTCATGGCGCCGGGCAGCGTCATCGGGATGCTCTTCCTCCTCCTCGCCCTGCTAACCGGCCTCGTGAAGCTCGAGCACGTTGAAAGAGAAGCCGAGTTCCTCGTGAGGAACATGAGCATCATGTTCATACCCCCGGGCGTCGGGATAATCGCTTACGCAGGCCTGCTGAAGGGCAACATCGTTCCCGTATCCCTAGCACTCGTCGGAAGCTTTCTCCTGACGCTGTCCCTGACGGGGAAGCTTGTGGAGCTCGTGCGGGGTGGTGGCAATGCCTGA
- a CDS encoding MoaD/ThiS family protein, with the protein MIRVKVIGRGIEREIEWREGMLVRDVLKAVGFNTESAIAKVNGKVALEDAPVRDGDFVEIIPVVSGG; encoded by the coding sequence ATGATTCGCGTTAAGGTCATCGGTAGGGGCATTGAGAGGGAGATCGAGTGGAGGGAGGGAATGCTCGTCAGGGACGTTCTTAAAGCAGTGGGCTTTAACACTGAGAGCGCTATCGCTAAGGTGAATGGCAAAGTCGCCCTTGAGGATGCTCCCGTAAGGGACGGCGACTTCGTGGAGATAATTCCCGTTGTCTCAGGGGGCTGA
- a CDS encoding MATE family efflux transporter codes for MKSDKIRRMREEIVSGPIERTLLKLAYPLIASNLVQVLYNMADTFWLGKLGREALAAPGTTWPVIGTLMHFGTGFAMAGFAFVGQYVGAEKYERANRAAGALYSLMLIFSMMTAIISLLVLPYALSFMRVTPNVLPYAKTYATIIFIGVPFSFTFMAFNALMRATGDTKTPVKISMFTVFLNIILDPIFIFSLGMGVAGAALATVFSNAVGAVIGAYLMMTGRVGLRITRENMRPDWSFYGRIFRVGLPSSIGDSANSFGFVVLTRIIYGFGDVTYAAYVITTRLVNFITSIARGISMAMGAMVAQNVGAERYERAKKIAERTMLINFGIASFAVLTIGFFRVPIFKVFLDDPAVIAESEIVLKYFLISVPFFNGIFVVVRRVFSSAGHTKKSMLLGILRLWGLRIPLSYAFGYIPAVTILGFTMPLGELFGMTSRGVFFGMGMSNFLAALVGLAWFLRGSWMKRIIEED; via the coding sequence GCTATTAAAGTTGGCCTATCCTCTAATAGCCAGCAACCTCGTCCAGGTTCTATACAACATGGCGGACACCTTCTGGCTTGGAAAACTGGGAAGAGAAGCCCTAGCAGCCCCTGGGACGACGTGGCCCGTGATAGGGACACTGATGCATTTTGGCACGGGCTTCGCTATGGCAGGTTTCGCCTTTGTTGGCCAGTACGTCGGGGCCGAGAAATACGAGAGGGCAAACCGGGCCGCCGGTGCCCTCTACTCCCTCATGCTAATCTTTTCGATGATGACGGCAATAATAAGCCTCCTGGTACTCCCTTACGCCCTCAGCTTTATGCGGGTTACTCCTAACGTCCTTCCCTACGCCAAGACGTACGCGACGATAATATTCATCGGCGTTCCTTTTTCCTTCACCTTTATGGCCTTCAATGCCCTCATGAGGGCAACGGGAGATACCAAGACGCCCGTGAAGATAAGCATGTTCACGGTCTTCCTTAACATAATCCTCGACCCGATATTCATATTCTCCCTCGGAATGGGAGTTGCGGGAGCGGCCCTTGCCACCGTCTTCTCCAACGCCGTTGGGGCCGTCATAGGGGCCTACCTAATGATGACAGGCAGGGTAGGTCTCAGGATAACGAGGGAGAACATGAGACCTGATTGGTCATTTTACGGGAGGATATTCAGGGTGGGCCTTCCCTCCAGCATAGGGGACTCCGCAAACTCATTCGGTTTCGTCGTGCTCACAAGGATAATCTACGGTTTTGGTGATGTCACGTACGCGGCTTATGTCATAACGACACGCCTCGTGAACTTCATAACAAGCATAGCAAGGGGCATAAGCATGGCAATGGGTGCCATGGTGGCCCAGAACGTCGGTGCAGAGAGGTACGAGAGGGCCAAGAAGATAGCAGAGAGGACTATGCTCATCAACTTCGGAATCGCCAGCTTTGCCGTTTTGACGATCGGCTTCTTCAGGGTGCCAATATTCAAGGTCTTTCTCGACGATCCGGCCGTGATAGCGGAGAGCGAGATTGTCCTAAAGTACTTCCTTATCTCGGTCCCCTTCTTCAACGGCATCTTCGTCGTTGTGAGGCGGGTCTTCAGTTCTGCGGGGCACACAAAGAAAAGTATGTTGCTTGGCATACTCCGACTCTGGGGCCTCAGGATTCCTCTGAGCTACGCATTCGGCTACATACCGGCGGTAACAATACTCGGTTTTACAATGCCCCTAGGCGAGCTTTTCGGGATGACGAGCAGAGGTGTCTTCTTTGGAATGGGTATGAGCAACTTCCTCGCGGCTCTAGTCGGATTGGCATGGTTCCTGCGTGGGAGCTGGATGAAGAGGATAATAGAGGAGGATTAA
- a CDS encoding CidB/LrgB family autolysis modulator — protein sequence MPETFGIFATLLLYWLFSGLYARKRSPLLNPVLLSIAAIATFLWISGIPYEDYMASARFLSFLLGPAVVSLAVPVYKQRRIIAEYGKEIAVGIAFGCLTAFFSVYLIAKGLGAGEDILRSLAPKSVTTAIAVGVSEKIGGIPALTAVFVILTGIMGNAFGVELMKFLRIRDRVARGLAMGVTSHGLGTARIILDDELSGAVSGLAMALNGVLTAVILPYLLRLLNL from the coding sequence ATGCCTGAGACCTTCGGCATCTTCGCAACCCTGCTTTTATACTGGTTATTCTCGGGGCTATACGCGAGGAAGAGGAGCCCCCTTCTGAACCCTGTCCTACTCTCAATAGCGGCCATAGCAACCTTCCTCTGGATCTCTGGCATCCCTTACGAGGACTACATGGCATCGGCAAGGTTCCTTAGCTTCCTGCTCGGACCGGCCGTCGTAAGCCTAGCGGTGCCGGTTTACAAGCAGAGGCGCATCATAGCTGAATACGGAAAGGAAATAGCCGTTGGCATCGCCTTTGGCTGCCTGACGGCATTCTTCAGCGTTTACCTGATTGCGAAGGGGCTGGGGGCCGGTGAAGATATTCTAAGGAGCTTAGCTCCAAAAAGCGTCACGACCGCGATAGCCGTCGGAGTTAGCGAGAAGATAGGAGGCATCCCAGCACTGACCGCCGTCTTCGTTATTCTCACCGGGATTATGGGCAACGCCTTCGGCGTCGAGCTTATGAAATTCCTCCGCATCCGGGACAGGGTCGCGAGGGGTCTCGCGATGGGGGTTACCTCACACGGCCTTGGAACGGCCAGGATAATCCTCGATGACGAACTCTCGGGAGCTGTGAGCGGGCTGGCGATGGCCCTTAACGGTGTCCTAACGGCGGTTATTCTTCCCTACCTCCTGAGGTTACTCAACCTTTAA
- a CDS encoding Nif3-like dinuclear metal center hexameric protein: protein MVKRDEVVTFLDEYLNIAIYPDKSRNGLQVEGKEEIDTIAFAVDACLDTIMKARTFKADMLIVHHGLVWGGIDYVRGLIARRLKALLKADINLYVAHVPLDAHSEVGNNAQLLKLLGLEPKEAFGEYKGIKIGFIGEFKDPKPLPLIAQILAEKLPVDYVRSYEFGLQEIKRVGAISGAGGFALEEAAEKVDLFITGEFTHADYRTAEDLRLSVIAAGHYATETLGVKALMPILRERFGVRTIFIDSPTGL, encoded by the coding sequence ATGGTCAAAAGGGATGAGGTAGTGACGTTCCTCGATGAGTACCTGAACATTGCTATCTACCCTGACAAGTCTAGGAACGGCCTTCAGGTCGAGGGGAAGGAAGAAATTGACACGATTGCCTTCGCTGTCGATGCTTGCCTTGACACGATAATGAAGGCAAGGACCTTCAAGGCGGACATGCTCATCGTCCACCACGGGCTCGTCTGGGGCGGGATAGACTACGTCCGCGGGCTTATCGCAAGGAGACTTAAAGCCCTCTTAAAGGCAGACATCAATCTCTATGTAGCTCATGTGCCACTCGACGCCCACTCAGAGGTCGGCAACAACGCCCAGCTTCTCAAGCTCCTCGGCCTTGAGCCGAAGGAGGCCTTCGGGGAATATAAGGGGATTAAAATAGGCTTCATCGGGGAGTTCAAGGACCCGAAGCCTCTGCCATTAATAGCCCAGATACTCGCCGAGAAGCTACCCGTCGATTACGTCAGAAGCTACGAGTTTGGTCTCCAAGAGATAAAAAGGGTCGGGGCCATAAGTGGGGCAGGTGGCTTCGCTCTTGAAGAGGCTGCAGAGAAGGTTGACCTCTTCATAACGGGCGAGTTCACCCACGCGGATTACAGGACGGCCGAGGACCTGCGTCTAAGCGTCATAGCCGCTGGCCACTACGCCACAGAGACCTTGGGCGTGAAAGCACTTATGCCCATCCTCAGGGAGCGCTTCGGTGTTAGAACGATCTTTATAGACAGCCCTACGGGCCTCTGA
- a CDS encoding TRAM domain-containing protein, with protein sequence MYGGRFGDRERFEAPVKVGERYRVRIESIGKGGDGIARIKGFVVFVPNTKVGEEVEIVINSVKRRFAFAEVIG encoded by the coding sequence ATGTATGGTGGAAGATTTGGAGATAGGGAAAGGTTTGAGGCCCCCGTTAAGGTTGGAGAACGCTACAGAGTGAGGATTGAAAGCATAGGAAAAGGCGGAGATGGCATAGCCAGAATAAAGGGCTTCGTGGTGTTCGTGCCCAACACGAAGGTTGGGGAGGAAGTTGAGATAGTCATAAACTCCGTGAAGAGGCGCTTCGCCTTTGCGGAGGTTATCGGCTGA
- a CDS encoding DUF2334 domain-containing protein, producing the protein MRFWMGRMALNRLLPLVLILFVGSSLGEPHSVKIYFEAHDVSPLYKAEVERILNELDGLDVLVFVIPNHGGVADLRRHRDFATKLGKYRVVLHGYEHRPGECDLEAVEKGLKVLRAVNLTSDYFAPYDYDYTSSCLEALGAFNLTPLTERYMGGEFCPYREYTWYTPSFLKPVLVALFRSDLQAFPCLRVGVHPRAVDSSWEAFEEIVEVAKRLNNRTGN; encoded by the coding sequence ATGCGCTTCTGGATGGGGAGGATGGCCTTAAACCGGCTCCTCCCCCTTGTTTTAATCCTCTTCGTCGGCAGCTCCCTTGGAGAACCGCACTCCGTTAAGATCTATTTTGAGGCCCATGATGTTAGCCCTCTCTACAAAGCTGAGGTGGAGAGGATACTCAACGAGCTCGACGGCTTGGACGTGTTAGTTTTCGTAATCCCTAATCATGGTGGCGTTGCTGACCTGAGGCGACATCGGGACTTTGCGACGAAGCTTGGAAAGTACAGGGTTGTTCTTCACGGATACGAGCACAGGCCTGGCGAGTGCGACCTGGAGGCCGTTGAAAAGGGTCTCAAAGTCCTGCGAGCCGTTAACTTAACCTCCGACTATTTCGCCCCCTACGACTATGATTATACCTCCAGCTGCCTGGAGGCCCTCGGAGCTTTCAATCTAACACCCCTCACCGAGCGGTACATGGGAGGGGAATTCTGCCCATACAGGGAGTACACCTGGTACACACCCTCCTTCTTGAAGCCCGTTCTCGTGGCTCTCTTCAGAAGCGACCTCCAAGCTTTTCCCTGTCTCCGCGTCGGCGTTCATCCGAGGGCCGTTGATTCAAGCTGGGAGGCCTTTGAGGAAATCGTTGAGGTCGCAAAAAGGCTAAATAACAGAACCGGCAACTAA
- the truA gene encoding tRNA pseudouridine(38-40) synthase TruA produces MKVALRIAYDGTQFHGFQRQPSLRTVEGELLRVLEEVGLEPVDFKGASRTDKGVSAFGNVVAFTVPDDAAHLVKPRVLNARLEDVWVLGVAKVPKDFHPRFWAKSKVYRYYLVGWGLNVGAMRECAALFVGEHDFSAFARLDGRDPVRRILRASVEERGPIVVVEIEGESFLWEMVRRIVTAVRLCGEGKLELGDVEAMLRGEFEESRKLPPAPPEGLVLWAVKYEGVEFEVDAYTVELVRKELFERFSAAAVRAAIFEDFLRQLY; encoded by the coding sequence ATGAAGGTTGCCCTAAGGATAGCCTACGACGGGACGCAGTTTCACGGCTTTCAGAGGCAGCCTAGCCTGAGGACTGTGGAGGGCGAGCTTCTGAGGGTTCTGGAAGAGGTGGGCCTCGAGCCCGTGGACTTCAAGGGGGCCTCTCGGACGGACAAGGGTGTGAGTGCCTTTGGCAACGTCGTGGCGTTCACTGTGCCAGATGATGCGGCCCATCTAGTAAAACCAAGGGTTCTCAACGCTCGGCTGGAGGATGTCTGGGTGCTGGGCGTGGCGAAGGTTCCCAAGGACTTTCACCCCCGCTTCTGGGCAAAGTCCAAGGTTTACAGGTACTATCTCGTCGGGTGGGGGCTCAACGTGGGGGCGATGAGGGAATGTGCCGCCCTCTTTGTTGGAGAGCACGACTTCTCTGCCTTTGCGAGGCTTGACGGAAGGGACCCTGTCCGAAGAATACTCCGGGCATCCGTGGAGGAGCGGGGTCCAATCGTGGTTGTAGAAATTGAAGGGGAGAGTTTCCTCTGGGAGATGGTTAGAAGGATTGTTACCGCCGTAAGGCTCTGTGGCGAGGGTAAACTAGAATTGGGGGATGTTGAGGCCATGCTCCGTGGCGAGTTTGAGGAAAGCAGGAAGCTCCCGCCGGCCCCACCTGAAGGCTTAGTCCTCTGGGCCGTAAAATACGAGGGCGTTGAGTTTGAGGTGGACGCCTACACTGTCGAATTAGTGAGGAAGGAGCTCTTTGAGCGGTTTTCGGCGGCGGCTGTCAGGGCGGCCATCTTCGAGGACTTCCTCCGCCAACTTTATTAA
- a CDS encoding 30S ribosomal protein S8e encodes MAIWQGRSLKKPSGGRIILARKKRKRELGREPANTRVAEKDQRKIIRTYGGNRKVRLTAAAYANVFDENGRGRKVKILRVIENPANRQFARRNIITKGAIIETEIGKARVTSRPGQDGVVNAVLIKEEKA; translated from the coding sequence ATGGCGATTTGGCAGGGAAGGTCGCTCAAGAAGCCCTCTGGTGGTAGGATCATCCTTGCAAGGAAGAAGAGGAAGAGGGAGCTCGGTAGGGAGCCCGCTAACACGAGGGTCGCTGAGAAGGACCAGAGGAAGATCATCAGGACCTACGGCGGAAACAGGAAGGTTCGCCTTACCGCGGCTGCATACGCTAACGTCTTCGATGAGAACGGCAGGGGTAGGAAGGTTAAAATACTGAGGGTCATAGAGAACCCTGCCAATAGGCAGTTCGCGAGGAGGAATATAATCACCAAAGGGGCCATAATCGAGACCGAGATAGGGAAGGCAAGGGTCACCTCCAGGCCCGGTCAGGATGGCGTCGTCAACGCCGTCCTCATAAAGGAAGAAAAGGCCTGA